A region of the Desulfovibrio psychrotolerans genome:
CTGGGCAAGTTCATGGAGCATGGCGCGGGTTTCGCGTGATGCCCGGTAGCCCAAGGCCCGGTCTAGGGCATAGCGGATGGGCTGTATGTTCTGCCGGGCCAGCGGCTGAAACCGGATGGTCAGTGTGGCCCAGCGGATGAGGGTTCGGGTGGAGAAGGTCACCTCGATGGTC
Encoded here:
- a CDS encoding CbbQ/NirQ/NorQ domain-containing protein, with amino-acid sequence TIEVTFSTRTLIRWATLTIRFQPLARQNIQPIRYALDRALGYRASRETRAMLHELAQRMFPAAEATTNTP